The following are encoded together in the Constrictibacter sp. MBR-5 genome:
- a CDS encoding MFS transporter: MTGQDTPAARQSNAMVAVLVAAMLAVQALGSMANLTLAVMAPAAAPDFGIAPSWIGMYSGIMYVGAVVSTLVSGGFVSRWGPIRVSQVSLVASAAGLALLPTGAAWMLVPSALLVGLGYGPMTPASSHLLARRTPQRFMSLIFSVKQTGVPIGYAIAGSLLTVIVVTWDWRTAAWSAAALCVAMAALLQFWREDFDDDRGVRRPFSMSAVTGPLRLVFSHPPLRLLAVASLVFAAMQIGVTAFLVTYLAEGVGLGLVAAGMALTCAQVAAVIGRILWGGLADRLVSPRVMLALLGFGMSLSVWAVTLFTAATPFLVIAAVCAAIGATVIGWNGVFLAETARAAPAGRVGEATGGVLSVTFSGVVLGPPALTLLVSATGGYASGFIILGIGTAVVSVLFLTTSAYRTEKS, encoded by the coding sequence TTGACCGGGCAGGACACGCCGGCCGCACGACAGTCGAACGCCATGGTCGCGGTCCTGGTGGCCGCGATGCTCGCCGTGCAGGCACTCGGCTCGATGGCCAACCTGACGCTCGCGGTGATGGCGCCCGCGGCGGCACCCGACTTCGGCATCGCGCCGAGTTGGATCGGCATGTATTCCGGCATCATGTATGTCGGCGCGGTCGTCTCCACGCTGGTCAGCGGCGGCTTCGTCTCGCGCTGGGGGCCGATCCGCGTCAGCCAGGTGTCGCTCGTCGCCTCGGCTGCGGGACTGGCGCTGCTGCCGACCGGTGCGGCGTGGATGCTGGTGCCCAGCGCGCTGCTGGTCGGCCTCGGCTACGGCCCGATGACGCCGGCCAGTTCGCACCTGCTGGCACGCCGGACGCCGCAGCGATTCATGTCGCTGATCTTCTCGGTCAAGCAGACCGGCGTGCCGATCGGCTACGCCATCGCCGGCTCGCTGCTGACCGTCATCGTAGTGACCTGGGACTGGCGGACCGCCGCCTGGTCGGCTGCCGCCCTGTGCGTCGCCATGGCGGCACTCCTGCAGTTCTGGCGTGAGGATTTCGACGACGACCGCGGGGTCCGCCGGCCCTTCTCGATGAGCGCCGTGACCGGCCCGCTCCGTCTCGTCTTCTCCCATCCGCCGCTGCGGCTGCTCGCCGTCGCATCGCTCGTGTTCGCCGCCATGCAGATCGGCGTCACGGCCTTCCTCGTCACCTATCTCGCCGAGGGTGTGGGTCTCGGCCTCGTCGCGGCCGGCATGGCGCTGACCTGCGCCCAGGTCGCCGCCGTGATCGGCCGCATCCTCTGGGGTGGGCTCGCCGACAGGCTCGTCTCGCCGCGGGTGATGCTGGCCCTGCTCGGCTTCGGCATGAGCCTGTCGGTCTGGGCGGTCACGCTGTTCACCGCCGCGACGCCCTTCCTGGTGATCGCCGCCGTGTGCGCCGCGATCGGCGCCACTGTGATCGGCTGGAACGGCGTCTTCCTGGCGGAGACGGCCCGCGCCGCACCCGCCGGCCGCGTCGGCGAGGCGACCGGCGGCGTCCTCAGCGTCACCTTCTCGGGCGTCGTCCTCGGCCCGCCGGCCCTGACGCTGCTCGTGTCGGCCACCGGCGGCTACGCCTCCGGCTTCATCATCCTGGGAATCGGCACGGCCGTCGTCTCCGTGCTGTTCCTCACCACATCCGCCTATCGAACGGAGAAGAGCTGA
- a CDS encoding NADPH:quinone oxidoreductase family protein, whose translation MRAVVCREFGPHDLLRIEDWPEPEPGPGEVQVAVAAVGVNYVDMLMCAGGYQLKPELPFVPGLEAAGTVRKLGPDVTGVAVGDRVISAHRPGAFAEYAVCGADKLWPVPEGFDFAEAATFRSAFHTAYHALAQRAHLKAGETLLVHGASGGTGLAAVQIGKVMGARVIATGGSDDKLAEVARLGADDVVNYTKGPLRDAVKALTGGKGVDVVFDPVGGDVFDESMRCLRWGARVCVIGFTSGRRPEAKVNHVLIKGASILGIRAGEATRHDPSLLEDSRRTLLGWVAEGKLRPHISHRFTLDQVHEALQTVADRKVLGKAVMTVG comes from the coding sequence ATGCGCGCCGTCGTCTGCCGCGAATTCGGTCCGCACGACCTGCTGAGGATCGAGGACTGGCCCGAGCCGGAACCGGGGCCGGGCGAAGTCCAGGTCGCCGTCGCCGCGGTCGGCGTCAACTATGTCGACATGCTGATGTGCGCCGGCGGCTACCAGCTGAAGCCGGAGCTGCCGTTCGTGCCCGGCCTGGAAGCGGCGGGAACGGTGCGCAAGCTGGGACCGGACGTGACCGGCGTCGCCGTGGGCGACCGGGTGATCTCCGCGCACCGGCCCGGCGCCTTCGCCGAGTATGCCGTGTGCGGCGCCGACAAGCTGTGGCCGGTGCCGGAGGGCTTCGACTTCGCCGAGGCGGCGACCTTCCGCTCGGCCTTCCACACCGCCTATCACGCCCTGGCGCAGCGCGCCCACCTGAAGGCAGGGGAGACGCTGCTGGTCCATGGCGCCTCGGGCGGCACCGGCCTCGCGGCGGTGCAGATCGGCAAGGTGATGGGCGCCCGCGTCATCGCGACGGGCGGCAGCGACGACAAGCTGGCGGAGGTCGCCCGCCTCGGCGCCGACGACGTCGTGAACTACACGAAGGGACCGCTGCGCGATGCGGTGAAGGCCCTGACCGGCGGCAAGGGCGTCGACGTCGTCTTCGACCCCGTCGGCGGTGACGTCTTCGACGAGTCGATGCGCTGTCTCAGGTGGGGCGCGCGGGTCTGCGTGATCGGCTTCACCAGCGGCCGCCGACCCGAGGCGAAGGTCAACCACGTGCTGATCAAGGGTGCGTCGATCCTCGGCATCCGCGCCGGCGAGGCGACGCGGCACGACCCGTCGCTGCTGGAAGACAGCCGCCGCACGCTCCTCGGATGGGTCGCGGAAGGCAAGCTTCGCCCGCACATCTCGCACCGCTTCACCCTGGACCAGGTCCACGAAGCGCTGCAGACGGTCGCCGACCGCAAGGTGCTCGGCAAGGCGGTGATGACGGTGGGGTGA
- the lpdA gene encoding dihydrolipoyl dehydrogenase, with protein MADSFDVVVIGGGPGGYIAAIRAAQLGMTVACVEKEKTLGGTCTNVGCIPSKALLHASHMYEEAQTGFAGFGISTGKVSIDVAKLIAAKADIVSGNVKGIDFLFKKNKIERVLGKGRIAAAGKVAVTGEGGERMLDAKNIIIATGSEVMPLAGVEVDEKRIVTSTGALDMTKVPKHLIVIGGGYIGLEMGMVWRRLGAEVTVVEYLDSILPNMDGEIAKTMDRLLRKKGFKIRTGLKVTGAKTTKSGAAITVEPAKGGDAETIEGDIVLLSIGRRPYTAGLGLEDVGVKLDERGRIEIDDHFRTSVPGIYAIGDCVRGAMLAHKAEDEGGVCAEIIAGQAGHIDYDAIPAVVYTWPEAATVGKTEEELKKAGVAYKVGKFPFSANGRARTMHEGDGFVKILADAKTDRVLGCHIIGPDAGTMIAEVALGMEFGAAAEDIARTCHAHPTLNEAVREAALAVDGRALNM; from the coding sequence ATGGCTGACAGCTTCGACGTCGTCGTCATCGGCGGCGGCCCTGGCGGCTACATCGCCGCGATCCGTGCGGCACAGCTCGGCATGACGGTCGCCTGCGTCGAGAAGGAGAAGACGCTCGGCGGCACCTGCACGAACGTCGGCTGCATCCCGTCCAAGGCGCTGCTGCACGCCTCGCACATGTACGAGGAGGCGCAGACGGGCTTCGCCGGCTTCGGCATCAGCACGGGCAAGGTCTCCATCGACGTCGCCAAGCTGATCGCCGCCAAGGCCGACATCGTGTCCGGCAACGTCAAGGGCATCGACTTCCTGTTCAAGAAGAACAAGATCGAGCGTGTCCTGGGCAAGGGCCGGATCGCGGCGGCGGGCAAGGTGGCGGTCACCGGCGAGGGCGGCGAGCGGATGCTCGACGCGAAGAACATCATCATCGCCACCGGCTCCGAGGTCATGCCGCTGGCCGGCGTCGAGGTGGACGAGAAGCGCATCGTGACGTCCACCGGCGCGCTCGACATGACCAAGGTGCCGAAGCACCTGATCGTTATCGGCGGCGGCTATATCGGCCTGGAGATGGGCATGGTCTGGCGCCGCCTGGGCGCCGAGGTGACCGTGGTCGAGTATCTGGACTCGATCCTGCCGAACATGGACGGCGAGATCGCCAAGACCATGGACCGGCTGCTGCGCAAGAAGGGCTTCAAGATCCGCACCGGCCTGAAGGTGACGGGCGCCAAGACGACCAAGTCGGGTGCGGCCATCACGGTCGAGCCGGCGAAGGGCGGCGACGCCGAGACGATCGAGGGCGACATCGTCCTGCTCTCCATCGGCCGTCGGCCCTACACCGCCGGGCTGGGCCTGGAGGATGTCGGGGTGAAACTCGACGAGCGCGGCCGCATCGAGATCGACGACCATTTCCGCACCAGCGTCCCCGGCATCTACGCCATCGGCGACTGCGTGCGCGGCGCCATGCTGGCGCACAAGGCCGAGGACGAGGGCGGCGTCTGCGCCGAGATCATCGCGGGGCAGGCGGGCCACATCGACTACGACGCCATTCCGGCCGTCGTCTACACGTGGCCGGAGGCCGCCACGGTCGGCAAGACCGAGGAGGAGCTGAAGAAGGCCGGCGTCGCCTACAAGGTCGGCAAGTTCCCCTTCTCGGCCAACGGCCGGGCGCGGACGATGCACGAGGGCGACGGCTTCGTGAAGATCCTGGCCGACGCCAAGACCGACCGCGTCCTGGGCTGCCACATCATCGGCCCGGACGCGGGCACGATGATCGCCGAGGTGGCGCTCGGCATGGAGTTCGGCGCGGCGGCCGAGGACATCGCCCGCACCTGCCACGCCCACCCGACGCTGAACGAGGCGGTGCGCGAGGCGGCCCTCGCGGTGGACGGTCGCGCGCTGAACATGTGA
- the odhB gene encoding 2-oxoglutarate dehydrogenase complex dihydrolipoyllysine-residue succinyltransferase, with protein MATDIKVPALGESVTEATVARWIKQAGDAVAIDEPLVELETDKVTVEVPAPSAGVLSEILVAEGDNVEVGALLGRIGEGAGKAAAPAAKPAAAPKAEAPKPAAAPEAKPAAAATAAPMPPSVRKLVAENDVDPAAVAASGKDGRLTKGDVLAHLEQKAAAPAASAAPGSKPAPERGEERVRMSRLRQRIAERLKQAQNTAAMLTTFNEVDMTEIMALRARYRDSFEKRHGVRLGFMSFFVKAAIQALKEIPAVNAEIQGNEIVYKNYYDIGVAVGTESGLVVPVVRDADKLGFAEVEKTINGLGRKARDGKLTMEDLTGGTFTISNGGVYGSLLSTPILNPPQSGILGMHKIQERPMVIGGKIEVRPMMYLAVSYDHRIIDGSEAVTFLVRMKDCLEDPQRLLIDV; from the coding sequence ATGGCGACGGACATCAAGGTGCCCGCCCTGGGCGAGTCGGTTACCGAGGCGACTGTCGCCCGTTGGATCAAGCAGGCGGGCGACGCCGTGGCGATCGACGAGCCGCTGGTCGAACTGGAAACGGACAAGGTCACCGTCGAGGTGCCGGCGCCGAGCGCCGGCGTGCTGTCGGAGATCCTCGTGGCCGAGGGCGACAATGTCGAGGTCGGGGCGCTGCTCGGCCGGATCGGCGAAGGCGCCGGCAAGGCCGCCGCACCGGCGGCGAAGCCGGCTGCCGCACCGAAGGCCGAGGCGCCGAAGCCGGCGGCCGCACCCGAGGCCAAGCCGGCAGCAGCCGCCACCGCAGCACCCATGCCGCCGTCGGTCCGCAAGCTGGTTGCCGAGAACGACGTCGATCCCGCCGCCGTCGCGGCGTCCGGCAAGGACGGCCGTCTGACCAAGGGCGACGTGCTCGCCCATCTGGAGCAGAAGGCGGCCGCGCCCGCCGCGTCCGCCGCACCGGGCTCGAAGCCGGCGCCGGAGCGTGGCGAGGAGCGCGTGCGCATGTCGCGCCTGCGCCAGCGCATCGCCGAGCGCCTGAAGCAGGCGCAAAACACCGCGGCCATGCTGACCACCTTCAACGAGGTGGACATGACCGAGATCATGGCGCTGCGCGCGCGCTACCGCGACAGCTTCGAGAAGCGCCACGGCGTGCGCCTCGGCTTCATGTCCTTCTTCGTGAAGGCGGCAATCCAGGCCCTGAAGGAAATCCCGGCGGTCAATGCCGAGATCCAGGGCAACGAGATCGTCTACAAGAACTATTACGACATCGGCGTCGCGGTCGGGACCGAGAGCGGCCTCGTGGTGCCGGTCGTGCGCGACGCCGACAAGCTCGGCTTCGCCGAGGTCGAGAAGACCATCAACGGCCTCGGGCGCAAGGCGCGCGACGGCAAGCTGACGATGGAGGACCTGACCGGCGGGACGTTCACGATCTCGAACGGCGGCGTCTACGGCTCGCTGCTGTCGACGCCGATCCTGAACCCGCCGCAGTCCGGCATCCTCGGCATGCACAAGATCCAGGAGCGGCCGATGGTGATCGGCGGCAAGATCGAGGTGCGGCCGATGATGTATCTCGCCGTCTCCTACGACCATCGCATCATCGACGGGTCGGAGGCGGTGACCTTCCTGGTCCGCATGAAGGACTGCCTCGAGGATCCGCAGCGCCTGCTGATCGACGTCTGA
- a CDS encoding four-helix bundle copper-binding protein, with the protein MLQMNDDMRRCVAICTECHQTCLSEASRHCLEAGGRHVEPAHLRLMLACAEMCQTSARFMLLGVDLHRHTCGVCADVCEACAVKCAEVGDMDHCVEVCRRCAEHCRSMAA; encoded by the coding sequence ATGCTCCAGATGAACGACGACATGCGCCGCTGCGTAGCGATCTGCACCGAGTGCCATCAGACCTGCCTGAGCGAGGCTTCGCGCCATTGCCTGGAGGCCGGCGGCCGGCACGTCGAGCCTGCGCATCTCCGCCTGATGCTCGCTTGCGCCGAGATGTGCCAGACGAGCGCCAGGTTCATGCTTCTGGGCGTCGACCTGCACCGACACACCTGCGGCGTCTGCGCCGACGTCTGCGAGGCCTGTGCCGTGAAGTGCGCCGAGGTGGGCGACATGGACCATTGCGTCGAGGTGTGTCGGCGCTGCGCCGAGCACTGCCGCAGCATGGCTGCCTGA
- a CDS encoding metallophosphoesterase: MPAFTIVQVSDTHLSRTHAYFQDNWEIFLEEMARLNPDLVLHSGDVSFNGPDAPDDIVFAREQIERLRVPWLAIPGNHDVGEPGNRPRLKQPVTAARLAVWRDVFGTDRHVHDMPGWRFVLLNSEIMGSGLPAEAEQSAFLQRAFATAGDRRIGLMLHKPLFLSAPDAKGEHGGSVLDSARMPVLQLLRDRRPGFVTSGHLHCYHRFVRDGIPYVWAPTTAFVHPQRRAELGVTNRSGYIVWRFEGDRVGHDFVEPGLFINQDVSNWNRAVGSTIHLPPRAHRRASIAAPAD, translated from the coding sequence ATGCCGGCCTTCACCATCGTCCAGGTCAGCGACACCCATCTCAGCCGCACCCACGCCTATTTCCAGGACAATTGGGAAATCTTCCTTGAGGAGATGGCGCGCCTGAACCCGGACCTGGTCCTGCACAGCGGCGACGTCAGCTTCAACGGACCCGATGCACCCGACGACATCGTCTTCGCGCGCGAGCAGATCGAACGGCTCCGGGTGCCGTGGCTGGCGATACCCGGCAACCACGACGTCGGCGAACCGGGCAACCGGCCGCGGCTCAAGCAGCCGGTGACGGCGGCCCGCCTGGCCGTCTGGCGCGACGTCTTCGGCACCGACCGCCATGTCCACGACATGCCCGGCTGGCGCTTCGTCCTGCTGAACAGCGAGATCATGGGCAGCGGCCTGCCGGCGGAGGCGGAACAGTCGGCCTTTCTCCAACGCGCCTTCGCCACGGCCGGAGACCGACGGATCGGCCTGATGCTGCACAAGCCCCTCTTCCTCTCGGCACCGGACGCGAAGGGCGAACATGGCGGATCCGTGCTCGATTCGGCGCGGATGCCGGTGCTGCAACTGCTGCGGGACCGGCGACCCGGCTTCGTGACGTCCGGCCACCTGCACTGCTATCACCGGTTCGTGCGAGACGGCATCCCGTATGTATGGGCGCCGACCACCGCCTTCGTGCATCCGCAGCGCCGGGCGGAGTTGGGCGTCACGAACCGGTCCGGCTACATCGTCTGGCGCTTCGAGGGCGACCGCGTCGGCCACGATTTCGTCGAGCCGGGGCTGTTCATCAACCAGGACGTCAGCAACTGGAACCGTGCCGTCGGCAGCACCATCCACCTGCCGCCGCGCGCCCATCGCCGCGCCTCGATCGCCGCCCCCGCCGACTGA
- a CDS encoding AEC family transporter: MSAVVEIVVPVFALILCGWGFARGGLLPPGGARAVGVFVFNLAIPALLFRAMARGLPPFGESGGLLAAYYGGVALIYLTAELLGRRLFRIGAAERAVMGMSAGFSNVAVIGLPLVALAYGHDGLIPAVLIIACHSPTLITTTTILVEAATGRGEGGLRVALATFGSLLRNPIVVGVLAGIVWGGVGLGIPGPLQRFLDLLAGAAPPAALFALGASLVEFRIRGALRESLLVVALKLVALPLLVWILAAFVFDVRPLWTAVAVLSAALPTGANAFLLAQRYDVYVQRSATIVLVSTVASIVTLSLLLTLVPPP, encoded by the coding sequence ATGAGCGCGGTGGTCGAGATCGTCGTCCCCGTCTTCGCCCTCATCCTCTGCGGCTGGGGATTCGCGCGCGGCGGACTGCTTCCGCCGGGCGGTGCCCGCGCGGTCGGCGTCTTCGTCTTCAATCTCGCGATACCGGCGCTGCTGTTCCGGGCGATGGCGCGCGGCCTGCCGCCGTTCGGCGAGTCGGGCGGCCTGCTCGCCGCCTATTACGGCGGCGTGGCGCTGATCTATCTCACGGCCGAGCTGCTCGGTCGGCGCCTTTTCCGGATCGGCGCCGCCGAGCGCGCCGTCATGGGCATGAGCGCCGGCTTCTCGAACGTCGCCGTCATCGGATTACCGCTTGTGGCGCTCGCCTACGGCCATGACGGGCTGATCCCGGCCGTCCTGATCATCGCCTGCCATTCCCCCACCCTCATTACGACGACGACGATCCTGGTCGAAGCGGCCACGGGGCGCGGCGAGGGCGGACTGCGCGTGGCGCTGGCGACATTCGGATCGCTGCTCCGCAATCCCATCGTGGTCGGCGTGCTGGCCGGCATCGTCTGGGGCGGCGTCGGCCTCGGCATTCCGGGACCACTGCAGCGTTTCCTCGACCTGCTCGCGGGGGCCGCACCGCCGGCGGCGCTGTTCGCGCTCGGCGCTTCCCTGGTCGAGTTTCGCATCCGCGGCGCACTGCGCGAGAGCCTGCTGGTCGTGGCGCTGAAGCTGGTGGCGCTGCCGCTGCTGGTGTGGATCCTCGCCGCCTTCGTGTTCGACGTGCGGCCGCTCTGGACCGCCGTGGCCGTGCTCTCCGCCGCCCTGCCGACGGGGGCTAACGCCTTCCTGCTCGCGCAGCGCTACGACGTCTATGTCCAGCGCAGCGCCACCATCGTGCTGGTCTCCACGGTCGCGTCGATCGTGACGCTGTCGCTGCTGCTGACCCTGGTGCCGCCGCCGTGA
- a CDS encoding methyl-accepting chemotaxis protein — translation MNALANLRVAHKLLLAFAILLAVIAATNATIFFQVRTIEEVRDAVAEIEVISDGAVMLQEAAEDQLNSIRGLLISGDRAHAAAFESSVGDFDARLAHLMMLLADEPVLRAEVEALATTVSAWQSGVARVQIDRTLHPMTLNEARAIEATGAGDAFHRSMREAAHHIKRDLAEHEAELDGAMQGAVATAVTAVLAGAAISIVLAVGAVLVLIRAIGGPIRSITSTMRTLADGDTGVVVPFADRRDEIGAMAAAVEVFKNNAVERTKLEAEQAVEREVKERRAAQVQALASAFGQAAEGALAAVTGAATELEGTARSMSSIAEETTRQSSASAASAQQTSGNVQTVAAAAEEMASSLGEIARQVSRASEVVQNAVREADQTNTQVGALNDAAQRINEVVRLISDIASQTNLLALNATIEAARAGEAGKGFAVVASEVKSLANQTSKATDEIAAQIAAMQSATGSVVSAIGGIGRTISSIDEITTTISAAVEEQNAATGEISFSVQQAAAGTMEVSRTIEGVREAADETGNAASQVLEAADSMAREANTLRGEIEKFLSGLRAA, via the coding sequence GATCCTGCTCGCCGTTATCGCGGCGACGAATGCAACGATCTTCTTTCAGGTCCGGACCATCGAGGAGGTACGCGATGCCGTGGCCGAGATCGAGGTGATTTCCGACGGGGCTGTCATGCTTCAGGAGGCGGCCGAGGATCAGCTCAACAGCATCCGCGGCCTGCTGATCAGCGGAGATCGCGCGCACGCTGCCGCATTCGAATCGTCGGTGGGCGACTTCGACGCACGACTGGCCCATCTGATGATGCTGCTCGCCGACGAGCCGGTGCTGCGAGCCGAGGTCGAGGCGTTGGCCACGACGGTCAGCGCATGGCAGTCGGGGGTCGCGCGGGTGCAGATCGACCGCACCCTCCACCCGATGACGCTGAACGAAGCGCGTGCCATCGAGGCGACGGGCGCGGGCGACGCCTTCCACAGGTCGATGCGCGAAGCGGCGCATCACATCAAGCGCGATCTCGCCGAGCATGAGGCCGAACTCGACGGTGCGATGCAGGGGGCCGTCGCGACGGCCGTGACCGCCGTGCTCGCCGGCGCCGCCATCTCGATCGTCCTGGCGGTCGGTGCCGTGCTCGTGCTGATCCGCGCCATCGGCGGGCCGATCCGCAGCATCACGTCCACCATGCGTACCCTGGCCGACGGGGACACTGGCGTCGTCGTGCCCTTCGCCGACCGCCGCGACGAGATCGGCGCCATGGCCGCCGCCGTAGAGGTCTTCAAGAACAATGCGGTCGAGCGGACCAAGCTCGAAGCCGAGCAGGCCGTCGAGCGCGAGGTCAAGGAGCGCCGTGCGGCGCAGGTGCAGGCGCTCGCCTCGGCCTTCGGACAGGCGGCCGAAGGCGCACTGGCAGCGGTCACCGGTGCCGCGACGGAACTCGAGGGAACGGCGCGGAGCATGAGCAGCATCGCCGAGGAAACGACGCGTCAATCCAGTGCCTCGGCCGCGTCGGCGCAGCAGACCTCTGGCAACGTGCAGACGGTGGCCGCGGCGGCGGAGGAGATGGCGTCGTCGCTGGGCGAGATCGCCCGCCAAGTGTCGCGTGCCTCCGAAGTGGTCCAGAATGCGGTTCGCGAGGCGGATCAGACCAACACCCAGGTCGGTGCGCTGAACGACGCCGCGCAGCGGATCAACGAGGTCGTGCGCCTGATCTCCGACATCGCCTCACAGACCAACCTGCTGGCGCTCAACGCGACCATCGAGGCGGCGCGGGCCGGCGAGGCCGGCAAGGGCTTCGCGGTGGTGGCCTCGGAGGTCAAGAGCCTCGCGAACCAGACCAGCAAGGCCACCGACGAGATCGCGGCGCAGATCGCGGCCATGCAGTCGGCCACCGGCAGCGTCGTGAGCGCCATCGGCGGCATCGGCAGGACGATCAGCTCCATCGACGAGATCACGACGACGATCTCGGCGGCGGTCGAGGAGCAGAACGCGGCGACGGGCGAAATCTCGTTCAGCGTGCAGCAGGCGGCGGCCGGCACGATGGAGGTCTCGCGCACGATCGAGGGCGTCCGTGAGGCCGCCGACGAGACCGGCAACGCAGCAAGCCAGGTTCTCGAAGCGGCGGACAGCATGGCCCGCGAGGCCAACACGCTGCGCGGCGAGATCGAGAAGTTCCTGTCGGGGCTGCGCGCGGCATAG